A genome region from Terriglobia bacterium includes the following:
- a CDS encoding protein kinase: MASNEGGSVIGRTLAHYRITSAIGAGGMGEVYLAEDTKLDRKVALKLLPGEVAANQDRMRRFVQEAKAAAALNHPNIAHIYEIGEAEGANFIAMEYVDGQTLRQLIYDRQPDLPKLLRHLQHVAEGLAKAHAAGIVHRDLKPDNIMITHDGHAKILDFGLAKLVEPLSQTGSEAASQAATAILQPQSTPGVVLGTVGYMSPEQAQGKSKEIDQRSDIFSFGCILFEAVTGRKAFDGKDAIDTLNKIIREPAAPITDFRPAAPVHLQRIVRRCLAKDREDRYQTIKDVAIELREMRRELEGSGADGVESGGAQTGSAASAISPPPSSAEYIVNGIKAHKLAAAIVAVLLVAGAVSAGVYLHARGSAAAIESIAVLPFENRSNDPDADYISDGITESINNSLTRLPNLKVIPHSVAFHYKGKAMDAQKVGDELRVNAVLTGQVGQRGDNLTISVELDDVRNGKQLWGEQYNRKLADLLAVKNEIAQEVSQRLRSQLSADDRQKLTKGSTDNPEAYQLYLKGKYHTNKLTKDGFRKGLDYFNQAIAVDPNYGLAYSGMAYNYMNQDDWFMPPNEAGPKAKYAAEKALAIDPSDVGAHLSLALEAHWHEWNWATAEREFKRAIELSPNNAEAHGYYSWFLATMGRHAEALAEARRAQQADPLSSLANGWVGSVLVYNRQWDPAIVELRKAIELDPTFWFFHSFLGSAYLQKGKMPEAIAEFQRALELEKDNAEIWAGLAYAYAVSGNKAEARKLLDHLKAMSEQGYVAPFNFAVVYSGLGDREQAFAGLDQAYKQRSYYLAVALPTSASLDSLRSDPRFADLLRRVGLPQPR; encoded by the coding sequence TTGGCATCGAATGAAGGCGGAAGCGTGATCGGCCGCACCCTCGCCCACTACCGCATCACTTCGGCGATCGGCGCCGGTGGCATGGGCGAGGTGTATCTGGCTGAGGACACGAAGCTGGATCGTAAAGTCGCCCTCAAGCTCTTGCCCGGCGAAGTCGCTGCCAACCAGGACCGGATGCGGCGCTTTGTTCAGGAAGCGAAGGCCGCGGCGGCGCTCAATCACCCCAACATCGCGCACATCTACGAGATTGGTGAGGCCGAGGGCGCCAACTTCATCGCCATGGAGTATGTCGACGGCCAGACGCTGCGCCAATTGATTTACGACCGGCAACCCGACCTGCCCAAGCTGCTGCGCCATTTGCAGCATGTGGCGGAAGGCTTAGCCAAGGCACACGCCGCGGGCATCGTTCATCGTGATCTGAAGCCCGACAACATCATGATCACGCACGATGGTCACGCCAAGATTCTTGATTTCGGCCTGGCGAAACTCGTCGAGCCACTTTCACAAACAGGCAGCGAGGCCGCAAGCCAGGCGGCCACCGCAATCCTGCAACCGCAATCCACTCCGGGTGTGGTCCTGGGCACGGTGGGATACATGTCCCCCGAACAGGCACAAGGCAAGAGCAAGGAGATCGATCAGCGCTCGGACATTTTCTCGTTCGGCTGCATTCTGTTCGAGGCAGTGACGGGCCGCAAGGCCTTCGACGGCAAAGACGCGATTGATACCCTCAACAAGATTATCCGCGAACCGGCTGCTCCGATCACCGACTTCCGTCCCGCCGCACCCGTTCATTTGCAGAGAATCGTGCGGCGATGCCTGGCGAAAGATCGCGAAGACCGTTACCAGACGATCAAGGATGTCGCCATCGAGCTGCGAGAAATGCGGCGCGAGCTGGAAGGGTCGGGCGCGGATGGAGTTGAAAGCGGCGGTGCGCAAACCGGATCGGCCGCCAGTGCAATCTCTCCGCCTCCCTCCAGTGCGGAGTACATCGTCAATGGAATCAAGGCGCACAAATTGGCTGCCGCGATCGTTGCCGTTTTGCTGGTCGCGGGCGCCGTCAGTGCCGGCGTGTATCTGCACGCGCGCGGCAGCGCCGCCGCCATCGAATCCATCGCCGTGTTGCCCTTCGAGAATCGGAGCAACGACCCCGACGCCGACTACATTTCCGACGGGATTACGGAAAGCATCAACAACAGCCTGACGCGGCTGCCGAATCTCAAGGTGATTCCCCACAGTGTCGCTTTCCATTACAAGGGGAAGGCGATGGACGCGCAGAAGGTTGGCGACGAACTGCGCGTCAATGCCGTGCTCACCGGCCAGGTCGGGCAGCGCGGCGACAACCTGACGATCAGCGTTGAGCTGGACGACGTTCGCAACGGCAAGCAGCTTTGGGGAGAGCAGTACAACCGCAAGCTGGCCGATCTGCTGGCGGTAAAGAATGAAATCGCCCAGGAAGTTTCGCAGCGGTTGCGCTCGCAGCTTTCGGCGGACGACCGGCAAAAGCTGACGAAAGGCTCCACCGACAATCCCGAGGCTTACCAACTCTATCTCAAGGGCAAGTACCACACGAACAAACTGACCAAAGACGGGTTTCGCAAGGGCCTCGACTATTTCAATCAGGCCATCGCCGTCGATCCAAATTATGGGTTGGCCTATAGCGGCATGGCTTACAACTACATGAATCAGGACGATTGGTTCATGCCTCCCAACGAGGCGGGACCCAAGGCAAAGTACGCGGCAGAAAAGGCCTTGGCGATTGACCCGTCGGACGTCGGCGCTCACCTTTCCCTCGCCCTGGAAGCGCACTGGCATGAGTGGAATTGGGCCACCGCGGAAAGAGAGTTCAAACGAGCAATTGAGCTGAGTCCCAACAACGCGGAGGCGCACGGATACTACTCCTGGTTCCTGGCAACCATGGGCCGACACGCCGAGGCGCTCGCGGAAGCCCGGCGGGCTCAGCAAGCCGATCCACTCTCCTCGCTAGCGAATGGTTGGGTCGGATCGGTCCTGGTTTATAACCGGCAGTGGGACCCGGCGATTGTAGAGCTCCGTAAAGCGATCGAGCTGGACCCGACTTTCTGGTTTTTCCATTCGTTCCTGGGCAGCGCCTACCTGCAAAAAGGAAAAATGCCGGAAGCGATTGCCGAGTTTCAACGCGCGCTCGAGTTGGAGAAGGACAACGCCGAGATCTGGGCCGGCCTTGCTTACGCCTACGCCGTGTCGGGGAACAAAGCCGAAGCGCGAAAGCTCCTTGATCACTTGAAGGCGATGTCGGAGCAAGGCTACGTCGCGCCATTTAACTTTGCGGTCGTGTACTCAGGCCTGGGAGACAGGGAGCAGGCATTCGCCGGGCTCGATCAGGCGTACAAACAACGCTCCTACTACCTGGCGGTTGCTCTGCCCACGTCTGCCTCCCTGGACAGCCTCCGCTCCGATCCACGCTTTGCTGACCTGTTGCGCCGCGTCGGACTGCCGCAACCGCGGTGA